In Pleuronectes platessa chromosome 4, fPlePla1.1, whole genome shotgun sequence, the following proteins share a genomic window:
- the LOC128438240 gene encoding palmitoyltransferase ZDHHC12-B isoform X2, with product MVQSMFRTGFLVRAGHTLLTWVTTLILFLHDTDLRRCEERGELLLPLLFFFLVVMSVLLYFAVSLMDPGFVLTDTVKGVEGSNEEMESMIPQTSTPPRLRRCGYCLLQPMRAKHCQTCQHCVRRFDHHCPWIENCVGERNHRWFIVYLLVQLLALLWALHIALSGFSPGATWELWFRLNGFLLAALLVVGVFSVVAALLLGCHLYLASINCTTWEFMSRHRISYLKNCEHEENPFDRGFFCNLLDFFCICRTVMWEQVYKRNTLNPA from the exons ATGGTGCAGAGCATGTTTCGGACCGGGTTCCTGGTTCGGGCCGGTCACACGCTGCTCACCTGGGTCACGACCCTCATCCTGTTCCTGCACGACACTG atctgcggaggtgtgaggagcgaggagagctgctgctgccgcttctcttcttcttcctggtcGTGATGTCTGTTCTCTTATACTTCGCTGTTTCTCTGATGGACCCTGGCTTCGTTCTCACCGACACTGTCAAG GGGGTGGAGGGTTCAAATGAGGAAATGGAATCAATGATTCCTCAGACTTCGACCCCCCCCCGGCTGCGGCGCTGTGGATACTGTCTGCTGCAG CCAATGAGAGCGAAGCACTGTCAGACGTGTCAGCACTGCGTCCGCCGCTTCGACCACCACTGTCCCTGGATCGAGAACTGTGTGGGAGAGCGGAACCACCGCTGGTTCATCGTGTACCTGCTGGTGCAGCTGCTCGCTCTGCTGTGGGCTCTGCACATCGCTCT GTCGGGGTTTTCCCCTGGCGCCACGTGGGAGCTGTGGTTCCGGCTGAACGGGTTCCTGCTGGCGGCGCTGCTCGTGGTGGGGGTTTTCTCCGTGGTGGCGGCGCTGCTGCTGGGCTGCCACCTCTACCTGGCGTCCATCAACTGCACCACCTGGGAGTTCATGTCACGCCACCGCATCTCGTACCTGAAGAACTGCGAGCACGAGGAGAACCCGTTCGACCGCGGCTTCTTCTGCAACCTGCTGGACTTCTTCTGCATCTGCAGGACGGTGATGTGGGAGCAGGTCTACAAGAGAAACACTCTGAATCCAGCCTGA
- the LOC128438240 gene encoding palmitoyltransferase ZDHHC12-B isoform X1, translating into MVQSMFRTGFLVRAGHTLLTWVTTLILFLHDTDLRRCEERGELLLPLLFFFLVVMSVLLYFAVSLMDPGFVLTDTVKGVEGSNEEMESMIPQTSTPPRLRRCGYCLLQQPMRAKHCQTCQHCVRRFDHHCPWIENCVGERNHRWFIVYLLVQLLALLWALHIALSGFSPGATWELWFRLNGFLLAALLVVGVFSVVAALLLGCHLYLASINCTTWEFMSRHRISYLKNCEHEENPFDRGFFCNLLDFFCICRTVMWEQVYKRNTLNPA; encoded by the exons ATGGTGCAGAGCATGTTTCGGACCGGGTTCCTGGTTCGGGCCGGTCACACGCTGCTCACCTGGGTCACGACCCTCATCCTGTTCCTGCACGACACTG atctgcggaggtgtgaggagcgaggagagctgctgctgccgcttctcttcttcttcctggtcGTGATGTCTGTTCTCTTATACTTCGCTGTTTCTCTGATGGACCCTGGCTTCGTTCTCACCGACACTGTCAAG GGGGTGGAGGGTTCAAATGAGGAAATGGAATCAATGATTCCTCAGACTTCGACCCCCCCCCGGCTGCGGCGCTGTGGATACTGTCTGCTGCAG CAGCCAATGAGAGCGAAGCACTGTCAGACGTGTCAGCACTGCGTCCGCCGCTTCGACCACCACTGTCCCTGGATCGAGAACTGTGTGGGAGAGCGGAACCACCGCTGGTTCATCGTGTACCTGCTGGTGCAGCTGCTCGCTCTGCTGTGGGCTCTGCACATCGCTCT GTCGGGGTTTTCCCCTGGCGCCACGTGGGAGCTGTGGTTCCGGCTGAACGGGTTCCTGCTGGCGGCGCTGCTCGTGGTGGGGGTTTTCTCCGTGGTGGCGGCGCTGCTGCTGGGCTGCCACCTCTACCTGGCGTCCATCAACTGCACCACCTGGGAGTTCATGTCACGCCACCGCATCTCGTACCTGAAGAACTGCGAGCACGAGGAGAACCCGTTCGACCGCGGCTTCTTCTGCAACCTGCTGGACTTCTTCTGCATCTGCAGGACGGTGATGTGGGAGCAGGTCTACAAGAGAAACACTCTGAATCCAGCCTGA